A portion of the Mycobacterium paraseoulense genome contains these proteins:
- the mycP gene encoding type VII secretion-associated serine protease mycosin → MHRIFSITVAVMFILLIAPPASAVAPPTIDPGAMPPDATGPDQPLEQRRVCRAPLTLPSTNFHDAPWANAYLGVGQAQKFATGAGVTVAVIDTGVDPSPRVPAEPGGDFVVPDGDGLSDCDAHGTLTASIIAGRPSLTDGFVGVAPDARLISVRQTSEAFEPKDNQANQNDPNASPAAGSVRSLARAVVHAANLGAGVINISEAACFKVHKPVDESTLGAALNYAVNVKGAVIIVAAGNTGGDCSQNPPPDPSMPSDPRGWAQVQTIVTPAWYAPLVLAIGGVGQNGAPSPFSMHGPWVGAAAPAEDIVALGDNGDPVDALPGKDGPVPIAGTSFAAAYVSGVAALLRQKFPDLPPAQIINRITATARHPGGGVDDAVGAGIVDAYAALTWDLSAGPANSPSVQRIQPPVPVPGPDHGPISAVALGIIGLTLVLGLAALAGRALRRR, encoded by the coding sequence GTGCACCGTATCTTCTCGATCACGGTGGCGGTCATGTTCATCCTGCTCATCGCGCCGCCGGCCTCGGCGGTCGCCCCGCCGACGATAGACCCGGGCGCCATGCCGCCCGACGCGACCGGACCCGACCAGCCCCTGGAACAACGCCGCGTATGCCGGGCACCATTGACGTTGCCGAGCACCAACTTTCACGACGCGCCGTGGGCGAATGCCTACCTGGGGGTCGGCCAGGCGCAGAAATTCGCCACCGGCGCCGGCGTGACGGTCGCCGTGATCGACACCGGAGTAGATCCCTCACCGCGGGTCCCCGCGGAACCGGGTGGCGATTTCGTCGTCCCCGACGGTGACGGGCTCTCCGACTGCGATGCCCACGGCACGCTCACGGCTTCCATCATCGCCGGCCGGCCCTCGCTCACCGACGGGTTCGTCGGCGTCGCGCCCGACGCGCGGCTCATCTCGGTGCGCCAGACGTCGGAAGCCTTCGAGCCGAAGGACAACCAGGCCAACCAGAACGACCCCAACGCCTCGCCGGCGGCCGGCTCGGTTCGCAGCCTGGCCCGCGCGGTGGTGCACGCGGCCAATCTGGGCGCAGGCGTGATCAACATCAGCGAAGCGGCCTGCTTCAAGGTGCACAAGCCGGTCGACGAATCCACCTTGGGCGCCGCCCTCAACTACGCCGTCAACGTCAAGGGTGCCGTCATCATCGTCGCGGCCGGTAACACCGGTGGCGATTGCTCGCAGAATCCGCCGCCCGACCCGTCGATGCCCAGCGACCCGCGCGGCTGGGCGCAGGTGCAGACCATCGTCACGCCGGCGTGGTACGCGCCGCTGGTGCTGGCCATCGGCGGCGTCGGCCAGAACGGAGCGCCGAGCCCGTTCTCCATGCACGGGCCCTGGGTGGGTGCGGCGGCGCCCGCGGAAGACATCGTCGCGCTCGGTGACAACGGCGACCCGGTGGATGCGTTGCCGGGCAAGGACGGCCCGGTGCCCATCGCCGGCACGTCCTTTGCCGCCGCCTACGTCTCCGGGGTGGCGGCGCTGCTCCGGCAGAAGTTTCCCGACCTGCCGCCGGCCCAGATCATCAACCGGATCACGGCGACCGCACGACACCCCGGCGGCGGCGTCGACGACGCGGTTGGCGCGGGCATCGTCGACGCCTACGCGGCGCTGACATGGGACCTTTCGGCGGGTCCCGCGAACTCCCCGTCGGTGCAACGGATTCAGCCCCCCGTCCCGGTGCCCGGCCCCGATCATGGGCCGATCTCGGCGGTGGCGCTGGGCATCATCGGTCTGACCCTGGTGTTGGGGCTGGCCGCGCTGGCTGGACGAGCCCTGCGACGGCGGTGA
- the eccA gene encoding type VII secretion AAA-ATPase EccA encodes MRRMVHAMGDLQTARRHFDRAMAVKSRQGRAAALPEFVAATDADPSMADAWLGRIACGDNDLTSLKKLYAAGEWLHRETTRIGQTLAAEIQLGPYVGITVTDASQVGLALSSALTIAGEYAEADRLLANRDLLDSWANYQWHQLARAFLMFATQRWPDVLLAAAEELPPQAIIMSAVTASICALAAHAAAHLGQGRVALDWLDRVDVIGQTNASGRFDADVLTASIGPADIPLLVADLAYVRGMVHRQLREEDKAQIWLSKATINGVLTEAAKEALADPNLQLVVTDEETIASRIDRWDASTAKSRDELNDDATAERRAELLAEGRALLAKQVGLAAVKQAVSALEDQLEVRMMRLEHGLPVEGQTNHMLLVGPPGTGKTTTAEALGKIYAGMGIVRNPEIREVRRSDFCGHYIGESGPKTNELIEKSLGQIIFMDEFYTLIERHQDGTPDMIGMEAVNQLLVALETHRFDFCFIGAGYEDQVDEFLTVNPGLAGRFNRKLRFESYSPAEIVEIGHRYAAPRASKLDDAAREAFLDAATTIRNYTTPGGRHGIDAMQNGRFARNVIERAEGFRDTRVVAQKRAGQAVTVEDLQIITAPDIEAAVRSVCSDNRDMAAIVW; translated from the coding sequence GTGCGAAGGATGGTGCACGCGATGGGTGACCTACAAACTGCCCGTAGGCATTTCGACCGGGCCATGGCCGTCAAGAGCAGGCAGGGCCGGGCGGCGGCCCTGCCCGAGTTCGTCGCGGCCACCGACGCCGACCCGTCGATGGCCGACGCGTGGCTGGGCCGCATCGCCTGCGGTGACAACGATCTGACCTCGCTGAAGAAGCTCTACGCCGCCGGCGAATGGTTGCACCGCGAGACGACCCGCATCGGGCAGACCCTCGCCGCGGAGATCCAGCTCGGCCCCTACGTCGGGATCACGGTGACCGACGCATCCCAGGTGGGGCTTGCCTTGTCGTCGGCGCTGACCATCGCCGGGGAGTACGCCGAGGCCGACCGGCTGCTGGCCAATCGCGACCTGCTGGATTCGTGGGCCAACTATCAGTGGCACCAGCTGGCCCGGGCGTTCCTGATGTTTGCCACGCAGCGCTGGCCGGACGTGTTGCTGGCAGCCGCCGAGGAGCTGCCTCCGCAGGCCATCATCATGTCGGCGGTGACAGCGTCGATCTGCGCGCTGGCGGCCCACGCCGCCGCGCATCTCGGGCAGGGCAGGGTCGCGCTGGACTGGCTCGACCGCGTCGACGTGATCGGGCAGACCAACGCATCGGGCCGCTTCGACGCCGACGTGCTGACCGCTTCGATCGGGCCGGCCGATATCCCGTTGCTGGTCGCCGACCTGGCGTATGTGCGCGGGATGGTGCACCGCCAGCTGCGTGAGGAGGACAAGGCCCAGATCTGGCTGTCGAAGGCCACCATCAACGGCGTCCTCACCGAGGCCGCCAAGGAGGCGCTGGCCGACCCGAACCTGCAGTTGGTCGTGACCGACGAGGAGACCATCGCCAGCCGCATCGATCGCTGGGACGCGTCGACGGCCAAGAGCCGCGACGAGCTCAACGACGATGCCACTGCCGAGCGGCGCGCCGAGCTGCTCGCCGAGGGCCGCGCGCTGCTGGCCAAGCAGGTCGGGCTGGCGGCGGTCAAGCAGGCCGTGTCGGCGCTCGAAGACCAGCTCGAAGTGCGGATGATGCGCCTCGAGCACGGGCTGCCGGTGGAGGGACAGACCAACCACATGCTGTTGGTGGGCCCGCCCGGCACCGGTAAAACGACCACCGCCGAGGCGCTCGGCAAGATCTACGCCGGCATGGGCATCGTCCGCAACCCCGAAATCCGGGAGGTCCGCCGGTCGGACTTCTGCGGCCACTACATCGGGGAGTCGGGGCCCAAGACCAACGAACTGATCGAAAAGTCGCTTGGCCAAATCATTTTCATGGACGAGTTCTATACGTTGATCGAGCGGCACCAGGACGGCACGCCCGACATGATCGGCATGGAAGCCGTCAACCAACTCCTGGTCGCGCTGGAAACGCACCGCTTCGACTTCTGTTTCATCGGCGCGGGGTATGAGGACCAGGTGGACGAATTCCTCACCGTGAACCCGGGTTTGGCGGGCCGGTTCAACCGCAAGCTGCGGTTCGAGTCGTATTCACCGGCCGAGATCGTCGAGATCGGGCACCGCTACGCGGCGCCGCGCGCCAGCAAGCTCGACGACGCGGCGCGGGAGGCGTTCCTGGATGCGGCCACCACCATCCGCAATTACACGACGCCCGGCGGCCGGCACGGCATCGACGCCATGCAGAACGGCCGGTTCGCCCGCAACGTCATCGAACGTGCGGAGGGCTTCCGGGACACCCGGGTGGTCGCGCAAAAACGTGCGGGCCAGGCGGTCACGGTCGAGGACCTACAAATCATCACCGCCCCCGACATCGAGGCCGCGGTGCGCAGCGTCTGTTCGGACAACCGTGACATGGCGGCCATCGTCTGGTAA